A region of Geobacillus sp. 46C-IIa DNA encodes the following proteins:
- the ftsX gene encoding permease-like cell division protein FtsX yields MTLNTFKRHVRESVKSLGRNGWMTFASASAVTVTLLLVGVFFVVMFNINYFAKKVENDVEIRVHIDLTADNKEKDALRQRIEAIPNVKEVHYSSKDEELKRLIDSMGEEGSSFRLFEQDNPLSDVYVVKAAQPQDTVRIAKRIETFPSVHKVNYGQGTVEKLFDALGVMRNVGLVLIFGLLFTAMFLISNTIKITIFARRREIEIMRLVGATNGFIRWPFFLEGLWLGVLGSIVPIVVLALVYYNVYRLYEQQFSLQLFELLPFSPFIWQLSALLLAIGAVIGVWGSVMSVRKFLKV; encoded by the coding sequence ATGACGCTTAACACGTTCAAGCGCCACGTTCGGGAGAGCGTAAAAAGCCTCGGCCGCAACGGCTGGATGACGTTTGCATCCGCGAGCGCCGTCACGGTGACGCTATTGCTTGTCGGTGTCTTTTTTGTTGTCATGTTCAACATTAACTATTTTGCAAAAAAAGTGGAAAATGACGTCGAAATTCGCGTTCATATCGATTTGACCGCTGACAACAAAGAGAAGGATGCGTTGCGCCAGCGAATTGAAGCCATTCCGAACGTAAAAGAAGTTCACTATTCGTCAAAAGATGAGGAACTGAAGCGGTTGATTGACAGCATGGGTGAGGAAGGCTCATCGTTCCGCCTGTTTGAGCAAGACAACCCGTTAAGCGATGTGTACGTCGTGAAGGCCGCTCAGCCGCAAGATACCGTCCGCATTGCGAAGCGGATTGAAACATTCCCGTCCGTTCATAAAGTCAATTATGGACAAGGGACGGTGGAAAAGCTATTTGATGCCCTTGGGGTCATGCGCAACGTCGGGTTGGTGCTTATCTTTGGGCTATTGTTTACAGCAATGTTTTTAATTTCTAATACTATTAAAATTACGATTTTTGCCCGTCGCCGCGAAATTGAGATTATGCGGCTCGTCGGGGCGACGAACGGGTTCATCCGCTGGCCGTTTTTCCTTGAAGGGCTATGGCTTGGGGTGCTTGGTTCGATCGTTCCGATCGTCGTGCTGGCGCTCGTCTATTACAATGTGTACCGTCTGTATGAACAGCAGTTTTCGCTGCAGCTTTTTGAACTTTTGCCGTTTTCCCCATTCATTTGGCAACTGAGCGCCTTGTTGTTGGCCATTGGTGCTGTGATCGGCGTTTGGGGAAGCGTCATGTCCGTGCGCAAGTTTTTGAAAGTATAA
- a CDS encoding murein hydrolase activator EnvC, which translates to MKKKKNMLALAVAATLGLSVLPPAADAVSNRDIEQKRSEIDALRSKRSDVEEKISEAQKNIETLQSQQKQVANDIEKLNIAIDETSGKIRNVSADIDETEQAIDKLKQEIAEIQERIEKRNEILKARLRSLQESGGAISYLEVLLGAQSFSDFIDRMSAVTTIMEADQQIIREQEADKALKEKKETELTEKRNKLQADLQELKQLQAQLAAQLEQKNRLMSDLKQKEEEEHEHKMALEEEKELIAKQEAAVKQQLAELERQKRAEEEAAKQRGRTYSPPTSKSGGEAPSGGSTPPVSSGAFTRPANGPITSGFGYRFGGSDFHPGVDIGKRAPVVPVVAAADGVVFRSYYSSSYGNVIFISHVINGQVYTTVYAHLEARLAGEGQRVRKGQVIGYMGNTGRSFGPHLHFELHRGGWNEAKTNAVNPLDYIPF; encoded by the coding sequence ATGAAGAAAAAGAAAAATATGCTGGCGCTCGCTGTCGCGGCAACGCTCGGGTTGAGCGTTCTTCCGCCGGCAGCGGACGCTGTCAGCAATCGCGATATCGAGCAAAAACGGAGCGAAATCGATGCGCTGCGCTCCAAACGGTCGGACGTCGAAGAGAAAATCAGCGAGGCGCAAAAAAACATTGAGACTCTCCAATCGCAGCAAAAACAAGTTGCCAATGACATTGAAAAGCTCAATATCGCCATTGACGAGACGAGCGGCAAAATTCGCAACGTCAGCGCGGACATCGATGAGACCGAACAGGCGATTGACAAGCTGAAACAGGAAATCGCCGAGATTCAGGAGCGGATTGAAAAGCGGAATGAAATTTTAAAAGCGCGCCTGCGTTCGCTTCAAGAAAGCGGCGGGGCGATCAGCTACTTGGAGGTGCTGCTTGGCGCCCAAAGCTTCAGCGACTTCATCGACCGCATGAGCGCGGTGACGACGATCATGGAAGCTGACCAGCAAATCATCCGTGAGCAAGAAGCGGATAAAGCGCTCAAAGAGAAAAAAGAAACCGAACTGACGGAAAAGCGGAACAAACTGCAAGCGGACCTACAGGAGCTGAAACAGCTGCAAGCCCAACTCGCCGCCCAGCTTGAACAGAAAAACCGCTTAATGTCGGATTTGAAGCAAAAAGAGGAAGAAGAGCATGAGCATAAAATGGCGCTTGAAGAGGAAAAAGAGCTGATCGCCAAACAAGAAGCAGCCGTGAAGCAGCAGCTCGCTGAACTGGAGCGGCAAAAACGGGCTGAGGAAGAAGCAGCGAAACAGCGTGGACGTACATATTCACCGCCGACTTCGAAAAGCGGTGGGGAAGCGCCATCCGGCGGCAGCACACCGCCGGTATCCAGCGGAGCGTTCACCCGTCCGGCCAACGGACCGATCACGTCCGGTTTCGGCTACCGGTTTGGCGGTTCGGATTTTCACCCGGGAGTTGACATCGGCAAGCGGGCTCCGGTCGTCCCGGTTGTGGCAGCTGCCGATGGGGTCGTGTTCCGTTCCTACTATTCTAGCAGCTACGGCAACGTCATTTTCATCAGTCACGTCATTAACGGCCAAGTGTATACGACCGTTTACGCCCATCTCGAGGCGCGGTTGGCGGGAGAAGGACAGCGCGTCCGCAAAGGACAAGTGATTGGCTATATGGGCAACACCGGGCGTTCATTTGGCCCGCACCTTCACTTTGAATTGCATCGCGGCGGGTGGAATGAGGCGAAAACGAATGCGGTCAATCCACTTGACTATATTCCTTTCTAA
- a CDS encoding alpha/beta fold hydrolase, with the protein MNIVCIPGWGMKAGVFAPLLDSLSLSGNVTAVEWKGIETIHCFRKRAEQALQERAAVIGWSLGSLVALELAHAYPERVSRLILIGGTSRFVAEDGYEAGWHPRIVKRMKTQLQARSADTIAAFLASLWSKSEEGDISAFFYCDRVDELLIGLDYLVEADARPFLPDISAPMLVVHGEQDVICPPAAARYIAERAPNATMALLPDTGHVPFWTQTETCVHLIQTWVGETDD; encoded by the coding sequence ATGAATATCGTCTGCATTCCGGGATGGGGAATGAAAGCGGGGGTTTTTGCCCCGCTGCTCGATTCGTTATCACTAAGCGGAAACGTGACAGCCGTCGAATGGAAGGGAATTGAAACGATCCATTGCTTTCGAAAACGAGCGGAACAGGCGCTTCAGGAACGTGCAGCAGTCATCGGCTGGTCGCTCGGTTCGCTTGTGGCGCTGGAGTTGGCCCATGCTTACCCCGAGCGGGTCTCCCGCCTTATTTTGATCGGCGGCACGAGTCGTTTTGTTGCTGAAGACGGTTATGAAGCCGGATGGCATCCGCGGATCGTCAAGAGGATGAAAACACAGCTGCAAGCACGGTCGGCTGACACGATCGCTGCGTTTCTTGCTTCATTATGGTCCAAAAGCGAAGAGGGCGATATTTCCGCATTTTTTTACTGCGATCGGGTTGATGAACTGCTGATCGGGCTTGATTATTTGGTCGAGGCCGATGCACGTCCGTTTTTGCCGGATATCTCCGCCCCAATGCTGGTCGTCCACGGCGAGCAAGATGTAATTTGTCCACCCGCTGCAGCGCGCTATATCGCTGAGCGTGCTCCCAACGCCACCATGGCGTTGTTGCCTGATACAGGGCACGTTCCATTTTGGACCCAAACCGAGACATGTGTTCATCTTATTCAAACATGGGTTGGTGAGACCGATGATTGA
- the bioC gene encoding malonyl-ACP O-methyltransferase BioC, translating into MIDKQLMRKRFSERAKTYDQFANVQKIMADLLADCIGIRPHNILEVGCGTGYLTEKLCRMFPHARMTAVDIAPGMIAVAQERVCGEDVTWICADIEDMTWNEPYDLIISNATFQWLNDAVNTIARLHRALSEGGCLVFSTFGARTFHELHTSFSLALKAENIHEPFRIGPAFPTLAEWIARCQQAAPAAQIDGFEWMETERFPSVRDFFLSLRHIGATNSMVGRYCQRPSVFKAMMREYEQRFLVHGEITATYHCLLIRMTRC; encoded by the coding sequence ATGATTGACAAGCAGCTCATGCGAAAGCGGTTTAGCGAGCGTGCGAAAACGTATGACCAGTTTGCTAATGTCCAAAAAATAATGGCCGATCTATTGGCTGACTGCATTGGCATACGTCCCCACAACATTTTAGAAGTTGGCTGCGGCACGGGCTACCTCACTGAAAAACTGTGCCGTATGTTCCCGCACGCGCGCATGACCGCAGTCGACATTGCGCCAGGCATGATCGCCGTTGCGCAGGAACGGGTTTGCGGCGAAGATGTGACATGGATATGTGCGGATATCGAGGATATGACATGGAATGAGCCGTATGATTTAATCATTTCCAATGCAACGTTTCAATGGCTGAATGACGCCGTCAACACAATCGCCCGCCTCCACCGGGCGTTAAGTGAGGGAGGGTGTCTTGTGTTTTCCACTTTCGGCGCCCGTACGTTCCACGAATTGCATACTTCCTTTTCGTTGGCGCTGAAAGCTGAGAACATCCATGAACCGTTTCGCATCGGCCCTGCTTTTCCGACCCTAGCGGAATGGATCGCCCGCTGCCAGCAAGCTGCCCCTGCTGCCCAAATTGATGGGTTTGAATGGATGGAAACGGAGCGATTTCCATCTGTCCGTGATTTTTTTCTATCGCTGCGCCATATCGGTGCTACGAATAGCATGGTTGGCCGCTATTGCCAACGTCCGTCTGTATTCAAAGCCATGATGCGCGAATACGAACAGCGCTTTTTGGTGCACGGGGAGATCACGGCTACTTACCATTGCCTATTGATTCGCATGACCCGCTGTTAA
- a CDS encoding transporter: protein MEMAKKTFWAVLALLSCPCHLVVILPLLAGTATGAYLIQYQRLAIGFFAVLFFVSLMIVGKRKPTRSDKTDGCSSGKTEDGHGACCVPFRINHEDE, encoded by the coding sequence ATGGAGATGGCCAAAAAAACGTTTTGGGCCGTGCTGGCACTGCTCAGCTGCCCGTGCCATCTGGTGGTGATTCTGCCGCTGTTGGCCGGAACAGCGACCGGCGCCTATTTGATCCAATACCAGCGCCTTGCCATCGGCTTTTTTGCGGTTTTGTTTTTTGTTTCGCTGATGATAGTTGGAAAGCGAAAGCCGACGCGGTCGGACAAAACGGATGGCTGTTCCTCGGGGAAAACGGAAGACGGTCATGGAGCGTGCTGCGTTCCTTTCCGAATAAATCACGAGGACGAATGA
- the merR gene encoding Hg(II)-responsive transcriptional regulator yields MRTYRTSEVAAKCHINKETLRYYERKGLIPEAERTEGGYRLYTEETIRRIQFIKRLQELGFTLAEIDKLLGVVDRDRDRCKDMYRFVTQKIEEVQASLRDLRRIEAMLQRLKECCPHEDNLYNCPIIDLLLEERPDEEGQ; encoded by the coding sequence ATGAGAACATATCGTACTAGCGAAGTGGCAGCGAAATGCCATATCAATAAGGAAACGCTCCGGTATTACGAGCGGAAAGGGCTCATTCCAGAAGCCGAGCGGACAGAAGGCGGATATCGGTTGTATACGGAAGAAACGATCCGGCGAATCCAGTTCATTAAGCGGCTGCAAGAACTCGGGTTCACCTTGGCGGAAATTGATAAACTGCTTGGCGTTGTCGATCGGGATCGCGATCGATGCAAAGACATGTATCGCTTTGTTACGCAAAAGATCGAGGAGGTTCAAGCCAGCCTTCGCGATTTGAGGCGGATCGAAGCAATGCTCCAGCGGTTAAAGGAATGTTGTCCTCATGAAGACAATTTATATAACTGCCCGATTATTGATCTGCTGCTCGAAGAACGGCCGGACGAGGAAGGGCAATGA
- a CDS encoding pirin family protein, whose translation MIRIDRASSRYHADYGWLKTYHSFSFGEYYDPNNIQFGPLRVLNDDFVAPLAGFSAHPHREMEIVSIVLKGYLQHEDSTGHKAVTTFGGVQRMSAGTGIVHSEVNPSATEEVNFLQLWFLPEEHGLTPSYERTEFPIEKMTNALLPVVAKQPSSPGIAHIHQDLTIYLSDLEADYELTFTQPEGRKIFVFVIEGNLSLNGEADLQRRDAARITETPTLRLSTNEGARFMLIDLPN comes from the coding sequence ATGATCCGCATTGACCGGGCTTCGTCCCGCTATCATGCCGACTACGGTTGGCTGAAAACGTACCATAGCTTTTCGTTTGGCGAGTATTACGACCCGAACAACATTCAGTTCGGACCGCTGCGGGTGTTAAACGACGATTTCGTCGCGCCGCTTGCTGGCTTTAGCGCTCATCCGCACCGGGAGATGGAAATTGTGTCGATCGTGTTAAAAGGGTATTTGCAACATGAAGACAGCACAGGACATAAGGCCGTGACGACGTTTGGCGGCGTGCAGCGGATGTCTGCCGGCACCGGCATCGTTCACTCGGAAGTGAATCCGTCGGCGACCGAAGAAGTGAACTTTTTGCAGCTTTGGTTTTTGCCGGAAGAACACGGGTTAACGCCTTCGTACGAGCGAACCGAGTTTCCGATCGAGAAGATGACAAATGCGTTGCTGCCCGTCGTGGCGAAACAGCCGTCTTCTCCGGGAATCGCTCACATTCACCAAGATTTGACCATTTATCTTTCCGACTTGGAAGCCGACTATGAACTGACGTTTACCCAGCCGGAGGGACGGAAAATCTTTGTCTTTGTCATTGAGGGGAACTTGTCACTAAACGGTGAGGCCGACTTGCAGCGACGCGATGCAGCCCGCATAACGGAAACACCGACGCTTCGCCTGTCGACGAACGAAGGAGCGCGGTTCATGCTCATTGACTTGCCAAACTAA
- a CDS encoding S41 family peptidase, with amino-acid sequence MKKTTTAVLMAISMLIGAGGTYAGLQWAGGAEDGPMSAVISAEPSKAANDNEEMKKIRQAYELIKSRYVEKVDEEQLTEGAIQGMIGTLDDPYSVYMDAETTEQFNESLDSSFEGIGAEVSMIDGKVTIVAPIKNSPAEKAGLKPNDQILRVNGESLEGLDLYEAVLKIRGKKGTTVELEILRPGAKHVMKVKVVRDEIPIETVYEAVKTHDGKKAGYLQITSFSENTAADFKKKLAKLENEKIDGLIIDVRGNPGGYLQSVEEILKELVPKQKPYVQIEERDGDKQKFYSELTAKKPYPIVVLIDQGSASASEILAGALKEAGGYKLVGETTFGKGTVQQAIPMGDGSNIKLTLYKWLTPDGHWIHKKGIKPDVAVAQPEFFHVAPLHVEKPFVYDMNDEQIANAQKMLKGLGFDPGRTDGYFSKETETAVKAFQKANQLPATGRIDETTADVLQAKIMEAIRDPKHDVQLKAALDVLFP; translated from the coding sequence GTGAAAAAAACGACGACGGCCGTATTGATGGCCATATCGATGCTCATCGGGGCCGGCGGGACGTATGCCGGTTTGCAGTGGGCCGGTGGGGCGGAGGACGGTCCGATGTCGGCGGTCATTTCCGCTGAACCGTCCAAAGCGGCAAACGATAACGAAGAAATGAAAAAAATCCGCCAGGCGTATGAGCTGATCAAAAGCCGATACGTGGAAAAAGTCGATGAGGAACAATTGACGGAAGGCGCCATTCAAGGGATGATTGGCACGCTTGACGATCCCTATTCCGTCTACATGGACGCGGAAACGACTGAACAGTTTAATGAGTCGCTCGACTCGTCATTTGAAGGGATCGGCGCTGAAGTGAGCATGATCGACGGGAAAGTGACGATCGTGGCGCCGATTAAAAACTCACCGGCGGAAAAAGCGGGACTGAAACCGAACGATCAAATTTTGCGCGTCAACGGGGAAAGCCTTGAAGGGCTCGATTTGTATGAGGCGGTGCTGAAAATCCGCGGCAAAAAAGGGACGACAGTGGAGCTGGAGATTCTCCGCCCAGGCGCGAAACATGTCATGAAAGTCAAAGTCGTCCGTGACGAAATCCCAATCGAAACGGTGTATGAGGCGGTGAAAACGCATGACGGCAAAAAGGCCGGCTATTTGCAAATTACGTCGTTTTCGGAAAACACGGCCGCTGACTTTAAAAAGAAACTAGCGAAGCTTGAAAACGAGAAAATCGACGGGCTTATTATCGACGTACGCGGCAATCCGGGCGGCTATTTGCAAAGCGTCGAGGAAATTTTAAAAGAGCTCGTCCCGAAACAGAAACCGTATGTGCAAATTGAAGAGCGCGATGGCGACAAACAAAAATTTTATTCTGAGTTAACGGCGAAAAAACCGTATCCGATCGTTGTGCTCATCGACCAAGGCAGCGCGTCGGCGTCAGAAATTTTAGCCGGCGCGCTGAAGGAAGCAGGCGGCTATAAGCTCGTCGGCGAGACGACGTTCGGCAAAGGGACGGTGCAGCAGGCCATCCCGATGGGCGACGGCAGCAACATTAAGCTGACGCTCTACAAATGGTTGACGCCGGATGGGCATTGGATTCATAAAAAAGGAATCAAGCCGGATGTGGCGGTTGCGCAGCCTGAGTTTTTCCACGTCGCTCCGCTCCATGTGGAAAAACCGTTCGTTTATGATATGAATGATGAACAAATTGCCAACGCGCAAAAAATGTTAAAAGGGCTCGGGTTTGACCCGGGCCGTACGGACGGCTACTTCAGCAAAGAAACGGAAACGGCGGTGAAAGCATTCCAAAAAGCAAATCAACTCCCGGCCACCGGACGGATCGATGAAACGACGGCTGACGTACTGCAAGCGAAAATTATGGAAGCGATCCGCGACCCGAAGCACGACGTACAGTTGAAAGCAGCGTTAGACGTGTTATTCCCATAA
- a CDS encoding MerR family transcriptional regulator, with protein sequence MELKTTDVAARLGVSPKTVQRWVRKYDIPLRRNEAGHYLFDEKTVALLERVKFEQGAALEAPPAPDRPSTPPRNVPIDALFQEYVEPELTRVASRLDQLEQQLEQKADDVVSIQLLHHRREMEEITARLTALEQLVARLEQQLNNRPPSSHETPDKPKRKRRGLGRVMGLFA encoded by the coding sequence ATGGAATTAAAAACGACTGATGTCGCCGCCCGACTTGGAGTCTCGCCGAAAACGGTTCAACGCTGGGTGCGGAAATATGACATTCCGCTGCGAAGAAACGAAGCCGGCCACTATTTGTTTGACGAAAAAACAGTCGCCTTGCTCGAACGGGTCAAATTTGAACAAGGCGCGGCACTCGAAGCGCCTCCGGCTCCTGACCGTCCCTCGACACCGCCGCGGAACGTTCCCATTGACGCTTTGTTTCAAGAATATGTCGAACCAGAATTAACCCGGGTAGCCTCGCGCCTTGATCAACTCGAACAACAATTAGAACAAAAAGCGGATGACGTTGTTTCGATTCAGCTTCTTCATCACCGCCGGGAAATGGAAGAAATCACTGCCCGCCTCACCGCCCTCGAACAGCTTGTCGCCCGTCTCGAACAGCAGCTGAACAATCGGCCGCCTTCCTCCCATGAAACACCGGACAAACCAAAGCGGAAACGGCGCGGCCTCGGGCGGGTGATGGGGTTGTTTGCTTGA